Proteins from a single region of Thermosipho japonicus:
- the hpt gene encoding hypoxanthine phosphoribosyltransferase, whose protein sequence is MNLNVLISEQKLQERIKSLGKEITEYYKEKTDTIHAVCVLKGAIHFFTDLVENIDLNVEYSFIHVSSYSGMESTGRIRVKSWIDEPIEGRHVLVVEDILDTGQTLSYILGYLKRYNPADLKVATLLKKTSKNPIVDAEFVGFEIEDKFVVGYGLDFDEKYRNIPYIGYLE, encoded by the coding sequence TTGAATTTGAATGTATTAATAAGTGAACAAAAGCTTCAGGAACGTATAAAATCTCTTGGTAAAGAAATTACTGAGTATTACAAAGAAAAAACAGATACAATTCATGCTGTATGTGTTTTAAAAGGTGCTATTCATTTTTTTACGGATCTTGTTGAAAATATTGATTTAAATGTTGAATATTCATTTATTCATGTTTCAAGTTACAGTGGTATGGAATCTACTGGTAGAATTAGAGTAAAAAGCTGGATTGATGAACCTATTGAAGGAAGGCATGTTTTGGTTGTTGAAGATATATTAGATACGGGTCAAACTTTGTCGTACATTCTAGGATATTTAAAAAGATATAATCCAGCTGATTTAAAGGTTGCAACTTTGTTGAAAAAAACTTCAAAAAATCCAATTGTTGATGCAGAATTTGTAGGTTTTGAAATTGAAGACAAATTTGTAGTAGGATATGGTTTGGATTTTGATGAAAAGTATAGAAATATTCCATATATTGGTTATTTAGAATAG
- the mnmA gene encoding tRNA 2-thiouridine(34) synthase MnmA, whose protein sequence is MKVGVALSGGVDSAVALYFLLQKGYEVTAYHMKTVFDEIYLTKKITHKVCCSPSDTYDAKKIAAKFGVDFKVVHLEDDFRETVINYFINEYKRGKTPNPCFFCNDWIKFGVLMEKMLEDGMDYVASGHYAIIRNGKLYKAKSYEKDQSYFLASIKKDKLEKIILPNGEYTKQQIREIAEKIGIHVHNKVDSQDLCFIPDGDISEFLREHNMEFKEGLIIDTEGNIIGTHKGLANYTIGQRKIGVATGRRLYVIKKDFKNNILIVGNKDSAFSTKFTVLKPNFLQNVSKDFEGYVKVRKKFKEVRCKVHFENERLYIETQEPIFAITPGQIAVIYDFDDSVIVSGIIEEEGWN, encoded by the coding sequence ATAAAAGTAGGTGTTGCATTAAGTGGCGGTGTTGATAGTGCAGTAGCTCTATATTTTCTCTTACAAAAAGGATATGAGGTGACTGCCTATCATATGAAGACAGTGTTTGATGAGATATATTTAACAAAAAAAATTACACATAAGGTTTGTTGCAGTCCTTCAGATACATATGATGCTAAAAAGATTGCGGCAAAGTTTGGTGTTGACTTTAAAGTAGTGCATTTAGAAGATGATTTTAGAGAAACCGTTATTAATTACTTTATTAACGAATATAAGCGTGGCAAAACTCCAAATCCATGCTTTTTTTGTAATGATTGGATAAAATTTGGTGTTTTAATGGAGAAAATGCTTGAAGATGGTATGGATTATGTTGCTTCAGGACATTATGCAATAATAAGGAATGGAAAGTTATATAAGGCTAAAAGCTATGAAAAAGATCAATCATATTTTCTGGCTTCTATAAAAAAAGATAAGTTAGAAAAAATTATTTTGCCGAATGGGGAATATACAAAGCAACAAATTAGGGAGATTGCTGAGAAAATTGGAATTCACGTTCATAACAAAGTAGATTCACAAGATTTATGTTTTATACCAGATGGAGATATTTCTGAATTTTTGAGAGAACATAATATGGAATTTAAAGAAGGATTAATTATTGATACTGAAGGTAATATTATTGGAACACATAAAGGACTTGCTAATTATACAATTGGTCAAAGAAAAATTGGTGTAGCAACAGGAAGAAGACTTTATGTAATTAAAAAAGATTTTAAAAATAATATTTTAATTGTTGGTAATAAAGATTCAGCTTTTAGTACAAAATTTACAGTTTTGAAACCAAATTTTTTACAGAATGTATCCAAAGATTTTGAAGGATATGTTAAAGTAAGAAAAAAATTCAAAGAAGTTAGGTGTAAAGTTCATTTTGAAAATGAAAGGTTATATATTGAAACGCAAGAGCCAATTTTTGCTATTACACCTGGACAGATAGCAGTAATATACGATTTTGATGATTCAGTTATAGTTTCAGGTATAATTGAAGAGGAGGGATGGAATTGA
- a CDS encoding 3D domain-containing protein produces MAKYAGVILILMFFLFSCNYVTYDHYKLLEERIYSIENIVNEHEIRISSLEKKFDNLSQRVDTQINDLNNKLNEINNVADIEYLKNFTRKIAIELSDLQNQMNKVTSEITSYNLKTVIYRLNYLEGMAERLELSKVNDLLNQALEKYETGYKQILDIENRLYEMNLTIDSLKETVDEIQSISGEGVTQDSIAVSQILQKFEKIQELEERLNDLSFKVDSISSKENLERELATIKQISSELNFLKQEFKMEDIEDILKLRQGYINYVIRPGDTLYIISKRYNLGKDGVERLITFNAIEDPNRIIPGQVIKIPIDNLNDYVRVPIDIKPEDILSYFGDIKSGTTNLGIDISAEGKEVYPILPGRVTVKGNDVLYVDHGNGVLAIYKGIETGFKENNWVFPEKPIGKVHGIFHFEIWVDGEPKDPFRFFFKYKGKFDVTFYTPWDDGKIVQHPTFRLTRIGKIAKEWQTVAVDSSIIPLGSYVYIPQLKKVFIAEDTGSAVNGRRIDIYVEEVSLARKNSIKKYDVYVLEVGGS; encoded by the coding sequence ATGGCAAAGTATGCGGGAGTAATTCTGATTTTAATGTTCTTTTTATTCTCTTGTAATTATGTTACATACGATCATTATAAACTTTTGGAGGAACGAATTTATAGTATTGAAAACATAGTGAATGAACATGAAATAAGAATATCTTCATTGGAAAAGAAATTTGATAATTTATCTCAAAGAGTTGATACTCAGATTAATGATTTAAATAATAAATTAAATGAAATAAATAATGTGGCTGATATTGAATATTTAAAAAATTTTACCCGAAAAATTGCAATTGAACTTTCAGATTTGCAAAATCAAATGAACAAAGTTACTTCAGAGATAACTTCATACAATCTTAAAACAGTTATTTACAGGTTAAATTATTTAGAAGGAATGGCCGAACGTTTAGAATTAAGTAAAGTGAATGATTTGTTAAATCAGGCGCTCGAAAAATATGAAACAGGATATAAACAGATACTAGACATTGAAAATAGATTATATGAAATGAATTTAACTATAGATTCGTTGAAAGAAACAGTTGATGAAATACAGTCAATAAGTGGTGAAGGAGTTACTCAAGATTCAATTGCGGTAAGTCAGATTTTACAAAAGTTTGAAAAAATTCAGGAATTGGAAGAAAGATTAAATGACTTAAGTTTTAAAGTAGATAGTATTTCTTCGAAAGAAAATTTAGAAAGAGAACTTGCTACTATCAAACAAATTAGTTCTGAATTGAATTTTTTAAAGCAAGAGTTTAAAATGGAAGATATAGAAGATATTTTGAAGCTGAGACAAGGTTATATAAATTATGTTATCAGGCCTGGAGATACTTTATATATAATAAGTAAAAGGTACAATTTAGGTAAGGATGGTGTAGAAAGACTAATTACATTTAATGCTATTGAAGATCCAAACCGGATTATTCCAGGACAAGTAATAAAGATTCCTATAGATAACTTAAATGATTATGTTAGAGTGCCTATTGACATTAAACCAGAAGATATATTAAGCTATTTTGGAGATATAAAAAGTGGTACGACTAATCTTGGAATAGATATAAGCGCTGAAGGAAAAGAAGTATACCCAATTTTACCTGGAAGAGTAACTGTAAAAGGTAATGATGTTTTATACGTAGATCATGGAAATGGAGTTCTTGCAATTTATAAAGGTATAGAAACTGGCTTTAAGGAGAATAATTGGGTTTTTCCTGAAAAACCAATAGGTAAGGTCCATGGAATTTTTCATTTTGAGATTTGGGTTGATGGTGAACCTAAAGATCCGTTTAGATTTTTTTTTAAATATAAAGGAAAATTTGATGTGACATTTTATACCCCTTGGGATGATGGTAAAATTGTTCAACATCCAACTTTTAGATTAACAAGGATAGGAAAAATAGCCAAAGAGTGGCAAACTGTAGCTGTTGATTCAAGTATAATTCCACTTGGAAGTTATGTATATATTCCACAACTAAAAAAAGTTTTTATTGCAGAAGATACAGGTAGCGCTGTTAATGGAAGAAGAATTGATATCTACGTAGAAGAGGTTTCTCTTGCGAGAAAAAATAGTATTAAAAAATATGATGTATATGTTTTAGAGGTTGGAGGGAGCTAA
- a CDS encoding Rrf2 family transcriptional regulator, whose product MAVTMKSDYALRLLLLLSIENKRMSTSELISKCKTSIPYEFAQKILSQLVASGILESSRGKFGGYKLVKDPKDITVYDIVTSVDDISSMITCFVAPDKISLAPEICSVNEVWEIVMKRFKQSLKSVTLEDLKESYLKKCEEFERRKKL is encoded by the coding sequence GTGGCTGTTACAATGAAAAGTGATTATGCATTAAGATTATTACTTTTATTATCTATTGAAAATAAGAGAATGAGTACATCAGAGTTGATTTCAAAATGTAAGACAAGTATTCCATATGAATTTGCACAAAAAATTCTTTCCCAACTTGTAGCAAGCGGAATTTTGGAGTCATCGAGAGGTAAGTTCGGAGGTTATAAATTAGTAAAAGATCCAAAAGATATTACAGTATATGACATTGTTACTTCAGTAGATGATATTAGTTCAATGATAACTTGTTTTGTTGCACCTGATAAAATAAGTTTAGCACCTGAAATTTGTTCTGTAAATGAAGTTTGGGAAATTGTTATGAAAAGATTTAAACAATCATTAAAATCTGTTACTTTAGAAGATTTAAAAGAATCGTATTTAAAAAAATGTGAAGAATTTGAAAGGAGGAAAAAATTATAA
- a CDS encoding LCP family protein — translation MVLGLDKDIQNTRRTDVIMFLNINVKNREIKITNIPRDLIINNSKINSIYQKEGLDYLKELVENFVGKKIDKYAIVDYDVVRLVGDRIGPVEVYVDKPMKYTDYSQNLIIDFDPGIHYLYGEQLLAYMRFRKDSLGDIGRIEREKYIINQLIKAALKKDVFTLAKVFKEVYESMDTNIKTSELVFLATKFKDGFSIKSYSFPIKYDVNGNIYPGDLSKLKEFFSSKSLNNVEERYRFYIVNNTKNQNRTYNVNLHYMWKAAGYIPEDIYFMQNKNFSSDTVYIVNEEVSVEEIEKIVKMVHPKRNFKILLAKEELENYLNLIDTLTKNRNYPDLSVDFVVILSQ, via the coding sequence TTGGTTTTAGGTCTTGATAAAGATATACAGAATACGCGAAGAACTGATGTAATAATGTTTTTAAACATTAATGTGAAAAATAGAGAGATTAAAATTACAAATATACCAAGAGATTTAATAATAAATAATTCAAAGATAAATTCAATTTATCAAAAAGAAGGATTAGATTATTTAAAAGAATTGGTTGAAAATTTTGTTGGTAAAAAGATTGATAAATATGCAATTGTTGATTATGACGTTGTAAGGCTAGTAGGTGATAGAATTGGTCCTGTTGAGGTTTATGTAGATAAGCCAATGAAATATACTGACTATTCTCAGAATCTTATTATTGATTTTGATCCAGGAATACATTATTTATATGGGGAGCAGTTATTGGCTTATATGAGATTTAGGAAGGATTCATTAGGGGATATCGGAAGAATTGAACGAGAAAAGTATATTATTAACCAATTAATAAAAGCGGCCTTGAAAAAAGATGTTTTTACACTTGCAAAAGTTTTTAAAGAGGTCTATGAATCTATGGATACAAATATAAAAACGTCAGAACTGGTGTTTTTAGCTACAAAGTTTAAAGATGGATTTTCAATAAAAAGCTATTCTTTTCCTATAAAATATGACGTTAATGGAAATATTTATCCTGGGGATTTAAGCAAATTAAAAGAATTTTTTTCTTCAAAAAGCTTAAATAATGTAGAAGAACGCTATAGATTTTATATAGTTAACAATACAAAAAATCAAAATAGGACATATAACGTAAACTTACATTATATGTGGAAGGCGGCTGGATATATACCAGAGGATATTTATTTTATGCAAAATAAAAACTTTTCATCAGATACAGTTTATATTGTAAATGAAGAAGTAAGTGTAGAAGAAATAGAAAAAATTGTTAAGATGGTGCATCCAAAGAGAAATTTTAAAATTTTGCTTGCAAAAGAAGAGCTTGAGAATTATTTGAATTTAATTGACACATTAACAAAAAATAGAAATTATCCAGATTTATCAGTAGATTTTGTAGTTATTCTTTCTCAATAA
- the nfi gene encoding endonuclease V produces the protein MIHRWNVSPKEAISIQKSLKDKLIFKPFNKTPTYVAGVDLSYIDNKSLAVIVVIDSKFNVVEITYHIDEIKYPYIPGLLAFREGPVFLKAWQKIKTNVNLVMFDGHGIAHPRKLGIASHMGLWIKKPTIGIAKKKLVGTYDEPSNTKFSFSYLWHNGEKIGIVLKSRENTKPIFISPGHLIDLDSSLNIVKKYITKYKLPEPTRLAHIYTQKLKNEIIEKE, from the coding sequence AAGAAGCTATATCAATTCAAAAGTCTCTAAAAGATAAATTAATTTTCAAGCCCTTCAATAAAACTCCTACATATGTAGCTGGAGTTGATTTGTCTTACATTGATAATAAATCATTGGCTGTTATAGTAGTTATAGATAGCAAATTTAATGTTGTAGAAATCACTTATCACATTGACGAAATTAAATATCCATACATTCCAGGACTTCTTGCATTTAGGGAAGGCCCTGTGTTTTTAAAAGCATGGCAAAAAATTAAAACAAATGTAAATCTTGTTATGTTTGACGGTCATGGAATTGCACACCCTAGAAAGCTTGGAATTGCATCTCATATGGGATTATGGATCAAAAAGCCAACAATTGGTATAGCAAAAAAGAAATTAGTTGGAACGTATGATGAACCTTCGAATACTAAATTTTCATTTTCTTATCTTTGGCACAATGGAGAAAAAATCGGAATTGTTTTAAAAAGCAGAGAAAATACAAAACCAATTTTTATTTCTCCTGGACATTTAATAGATCTTGATAGCTCGCTAAACATAGTAAAAAAATACATAACTAAATATAAACTTCCAGAACCAACGCGTCTTGCACATATTTATACACAAAAACTTAAAAACGAAATTATTGAGAAAGAATAA
- the ftsY gene encoding signal recognition particle-docking protein FtsY, translated as MGFFEKFKQGLKKTRESFFGKMKSILSGKKLDDETKEEIEELLILSDVGFEATEYILNRIEELKGEDAYESLKKVLLEILNFNSELKIEKKPFVISMVGVNGSGKTTTAGKLAEYFSKSGKSVVLAACDTFRAAAIDQLKVWAERTSSTLIAHQEGADSAAVAFDAVSHAISKKKDIVILDTAGRLHTKKNLMEELRKINRVIKKKIEDAPHEVFLVIDAVTGQNGLQQAKIFKEFVDITGIVLTKLDGTAKGGIAIAIAKELGIPIKFVGLGEGADDLKPFDAEDFVNALLEG; from the coding sequence ATGGGATTTTTTGAGAAGTTCAAGCAAGGATTGAAAAAAACGAGAGAAAGTTTTTTCGGTAAAATGAAAAGTATACTATCAGGAAAAAAGCTTGATGATGAAACAAAAGAAGAGATAGAAGAACTTTTAATATTATCTGATGTAGGCTTTGAAGCAACTGAGTATATTTTAAATAGAATTGAGGAGTTAAAAGGAGAAGATGCATATGAATCATTGAAAAAAGTATTATTGGAAATACTTAATTTTAATAGTGAATTAAAAATAGAAAAAAAACCTTTTGTAATCAGTATGGTTGGTGTTAACGGTTCAGGGAAAACTACTACTGCTGGAAAACTTGCAGAATATTTTTCAAAGTCTGGAAAGTCAGTTGTGTTAGCTGCATGTGATACTTTTAGAGCTGCTGCAATTGATCAACTAAAGGTATGGGCGGAGAGAACATCTTCTACGCTTATTGCACATCAAGAGGGTGCAGATTCTGCCGCCGTTGCATTTGATGCTGTAAGTCATGCTATATCTAAAAAGAAAGATATAGTAATTTTAGATACTGCTGGAAGATTACATACCAAGAAAAATTTAATGGAAGAATTAAGAAAAATTAATAGGGTAATTAAAAAGAAAATAGAAGATGCACCACACGAAGTTTTTTTAGTAATAGATGCTGTAACAGGTCAAAATGGATTGCAACAGGCAAAGATCTTTAAAGAATTTGTGGATATTACTGGAATTGTATTAACAAAGTTGGATGGAACGGCAAAAGGTGGAATTGCAATTGCAATTGCAAAAGAATTAGGGATTCCTATAAAATTTGTAGGTTTAGGGGAAGGTGCTGACGATTTAAAACCGTTTGATGCTGAAGATTTTGTTAATGCTTTACTTGAGGGATGA
- a CDS encoding DUF2225 domain-containing protein, with amino-acid sequence MNALWDKSYKCPVCGNEFYSKKVRIDSIKVASYDEDLKPNYLDVNPFLYEVVVCPKCLYAEYESIFEKDVKITEVEKIKSILGKLKSKLSNVKFTDERDIDTALKAYAIVVILSTLLKKYCKLADSYLKIAWLLREKGGEKEQEEIALAHALKNFENCYMNSEISDGRMEEKILFYLGELNRHFGNKSEAVKWFSKLMQKYKNSSSYYAKVGKDRWQSMRE; translated from the coding sequence ATGAATGCATTATGGGATAAAAGTTATAAATGTCCAGTATGTGGGAATGAATTTTATAGTAAAAAAGTAAGGATCGATTCTATAAAGGTTGCTAGTTATGATGAAGATTTAAAACCAAATTATTTGGATGTGAATCCTTTTTTATATGAAGTAGTTGTTTGCCCAAAATGTTTATATGCAGAGTACGAAAGCATTTTTGAAAAAGACGTAAAAATAACAGAAGTTGAAAAAATAAAAAGTATACTTGGTAAGCTAAAATCGAAATTATCAAATGTTAAATTTACTGATGAAAGAGATATTGATACAGCACTTAAAGCTTATGCTATAGTAGTAATATTATCTACATTACTAAAAAAATATTGTAAACTTGCAGATTCTTATTTAAAGATTGCTTGGCTTTTGCGTGAAAAAGGCGGCGAAAAAGAACAAGAAGAAATAGCCCTTGCGCATGCTCTTAAGAATTTTGAAAATTGTTATATGAATTCAGAAATTTCCGATGGGAGAATGGAAGAAAAAATTTTATTTTACCTTGGTGAGTTAAATAGGCATTTTGGAAATAAAAGTGAGGCGGTAAAATGGTTTTCAAAATTGATGCAAAAATATAAAAACAGTTCCTCTTATTATGCAAAGGTAGGGAAAGATAGATGGCAAAGTATGCGGGAGTAA